The Actinomyces sp. oral taxon 414 genome has a segment encoding these proteins:
- a CDS encoding NADH-quinone oxidoreductase subunit B yields MNNDEYRAYREKMRSIPSKRGDLRLQAEASVEGPGFMLTAVERLSALAQARSLWPVTMGLACCAIEMMGTGTPRFDMARFGWEVFRASPRHADVMIVSGRVSHKMAPIVRNVYDSMPEPKWVISMGACASSGGVFNNYAVVQGCDHIVPVDIYLPGCPPRPEMLLNAMLELTRQIERRPVFSHREEIARAVEAAALAATPVHEMKGQLA; encoded by the coding sequence ATGAACAACGACGAGTACAGGGCCTACCGGGAGAAGATGCGCTCCATCCCCTCCAAGCGGGGGGATCTGCGCCTCCAGGCCGAGGCCTCCGTCGAGGGGCCCGGCTTCATGCTCACCGCCGTCGAGCGGCTCAGCGCCCTGGCGCAGGCCCGCTCGCTGTGGCCGGTGACCATGGGCCTGGCCTGCTGCGCCATCGAAATGATGGGCACCGGCACCCCGCGCTTCGACATGGCCCGCTTCGGCTGGGAGGTCTTCCGCGCCTCGCCCCGCCACGCCGACGTCATGATCGTCTCGGGGCGCGTCTCCCACAAGATGGCGCCCATCGTGCGCAACGTCTACGACTCCATGCCCGAGCCCAAGTGGGTCATCTCCATGGGCGCGTGCGCCTCGTCGGGCGGCGTCTTCAACAATTACGCCGTCGTCCAGGGCTGCGACCACATCGTGCCGGTGGACATCTACTTGCCCGGCTGCCCGCCGCGCCCCGAGATGCTGCTCAACGCCATGCTCGAGCTCACCCGCCAGATCGAGCGCCGGCCGGTTTTCTCCCACCGCGAGGAGATCGCGCGTGCCGTCGAGGCCGCCGCCCTGGCCGCCACACCCGTCCACGAGATGAAGGGGCAGCTCGCATGA
- the ndhC gene encoding NADH-quinone oxidoreductase subunit A — MNPYVSLLIMAGVALVIAVGGLVLSAIVSPNRRNRVKTANYECGIDPTPTNTEHGRFPVAFYLVGMTFIIFDVEVVFLYPWATAFHRLGFFGLGAALVFIALITVPYVLEWRRGGLDWD, encoded by the coding sequence ATGAACCCCTACGTCTCCCTACTCATTATGGCGGGCGTGGCCCTGGTGATCGCCGTCGGCGGCCTGGTGCTGTCCGCGATCGTGAGCCCCAACCGGCGCAACCGGGTCAAGACCGCCAACTACGAGTGCGGCATCGACCCGACCCCGACCAATACCGAGCATGGGCGCTTCCCGGTCGCCTTCTACCTGGTGGGCATGACCTTCATCATCTTCGACGTCGAGGTCGTCTTCCTCTACCCCTGGGCGACGGCCTTCCACCGGCTCGGATTCTTCGGCCTGGGCGCCGCCCTGGTCTTCATCGCCCTCATTACGGTGCCCTACGTCCTGGAGTGGCGCCGCGGCGGCCTGGACTGGGACTGA